The following is a genomic window from Stenotrophomonas maltophilia.
TGCCTGCAGCAGTGAATTGCCTTGTTTGACGGCATTCGCAGCTGTTTTTGCGGCATGACAGCGCTGCCAATCCGAATGCGGAAAATCGTTGTGCGGTGCAAAACGAAACTGCGCGGAGCGGGTGCAGGTGGGGACACAGCGCAGGATCCGGCAGTCTGACAGCGCTGGACAGTGCCGATGACCCATGCATGTCCTGCGTGACCCTTTGATGGCTTCGAACACTGACCGGGAGGACAGGCATTGGACACAGCAACGACCGTTCGCGGACACCACATCCAGGGCAACACGCGCGCACTGGCGGTGGTCACCGCGATATTCTTCATGTGGGGATTTCTCACCTGCCTCAACGACATCCTCATTCCGCACCTGAAAGCCGCGTTCGCGCTGACCTGGGTGCAGGCGATGCTGGTCCAGTTCACCTTCTTCGGTGCCTACTTCCTGATGTCCCTGCCGGCAGGGCGGCTGGTCGCGGCAGTGGGCTACAAGCGTGGCATCGTGGCCGGGCTGGCCATCGCCGGTATCGGCGCACTGCTGTTCTGGCCGGCGGCGGCCGCGCATGTCTACGGCCTGTTCCTGACGGCACTGTTCGTGCTGGCCACCGGCATCACCGTGCTGCAGGTGGCGGCCAATCCCTACGTTGCGCTGCTGGGCGACGAGCGCACCAGCTCCAGTCGGCTGACCCTGGCGCAATCGATGAACTCGCTGGGAACCACTCTGGCGCCGCTGTTCGGCGGACTGCTGATCCTGTCGGCGCAGCCGCGCAGCGAGCAACAGCTGGCGCTGCTGCCCACGGCCGACGCACTGGCCTACCGCGCCGCCGAGGCGCAATCGGTCCAGCTGCCGTACTTTGGCCTGGCGGTGGTGCTGTTCCTGCTGGCGGCGGCGATCTGGATGTTCCGCCTGCCCACCATCGCCGGTGTTGAAGACAGCCGCGGCACCCAGGGCCGCGTCTGGGACGCGCTGCACCACCGTCATCTGCGGCTGGGCGTGCTGGCCATCTTCTTCTATGTGGGGGCTGAAGTTTCCATCGGCAGCGTGCTGGTCAATTTCCTGTCCTCGCCGGGCATCGGCCAGGGCATGAGCGAACAGGAAGCCACCGGCTACGTATCGCTGTACTGGGGTGGCGCGCTGGTCGGACGCCTGCTGGGCGCAGCCTTGCTGGCGCGGCTGGACGCCCGCCATCTGCTGGGCGGGTTCGCGCTGGTGGTGGTGCTTCTGCTGGGCATCACCGCAACCACGGGTGGCGGGCTGGCGACGTGGGCCGTAGTGAGCATCGGTCTGTTCAACTCGATCATGTTCCCCACCCTCTTCGCCCTGGCCATCGCCCGCCTCGGCGCGCTCACCGGCCAGGCCTCGAGCCTGCTGGTGATGGCCATCGTCGGCGGCGCGGTCATTCCGCTGGCGATGGGCTGGCTGGCCGATCATCATGGCCTGCAGCTGTCGTTCCTGCTGCCGGCGCTGTGCTATCTGTACATCGCCTTCTACGCGTGGAATGGCTCACGGCTGCGGGCGCCATGAGCCACCCCCAGACCACCTCAGCGCCGGCGTGGCGGCGCGGTGGATTCGCGCTCGAGCACGGTGTGCTCGACGGTGATCATGCGCCCGGCCAGGTCGACACGGATGTGCTCGATCAGTTGTTCGGTGGCCAACCGGCCCATGTGCGAGGTCGGCTGCCGCACGGTGGTCAGTGCCGGGTAGATGTGGCCGGCGATCGGCGTATCGTCGAAGCCGCACACCGACAGGTCGCGCGGGACGCGCAACCCGCGCTCGCCGGCAACTCGGTACACGGCTGCGGCCATGTCATCGTTGGCGGCGAAGATCGCCGTCGGCGGAGGGTCCAGGTCGAGCAGGGCATTGGCGGCATCCACGCCGGACTCGAACGAGAACTGGCCGTTGACCACCAGCTGCGGGTCGTAGGCGATGCCGGCATCACGCAGTGCCTGGCGGTAGCCGGCATGGCGCCACTGGCAGGCGCCGTGCGCACGCGGGCCCTTGATGTGGCCGATGCGGCGGTGGCCCTGCGCGACCAGATGGCCGATCAGTTCAACCACGGCGGTGGTTTCATCCATGCGCACGCCGATGCGGCCTTCAGGGTGCCGCGGTGCAATGCAGGCGAACGGAATCCCGTGCTCTTCCAGGTACGACAGCACCACCTCGTCATCGGTCAGCGGCGGGATCAGCACTACCCCATCCGGGCGCGAGTTCTCGAACAATGCTGCCAGGTCGGGCTGGGTGCGGCGGCCGGTGCCGACCGGCCCCAGGATCAGGTTGTAGTGCTGCGCATGGCAGGCTTCCAGCATGCCGCTCTGGATCTCCATCAGGTAGTTGCGCGAGGGATTGTTGTAGACCAGCGCCAACGCGTACGAACGCTGGCCGGCCAGGCTGCGCGCCGACGGGTTGGGCTTGTAGCCCAGCCGTGCCACGGCCGCCAGCACCCGCTCGCGCGTCTGTTCGCGCACGTTGGGCTCATGGTTGAGCACGCGGGACACGGTCTTGATCGAAACCCCGGCAACGGCGGCCACATCCTCGATTCGACTGCGCATGGTGCGATGGATCCTCCTGGAAGGCGGCGGGCACGCGGCGATGGTAGTGCGTGGCGGCCCGGTCGGTGTTGCCGAAGCAGGCGGATGTTGCCACGACATGCGGTGCGCTGGCACGTCCCGATTCCTTGTCGCGATGCAGCACCCGGGCACCACTGTAGCGCGCCTGCAACGCGCCAGGGCCCGTGGTTGCGCGACCGCCACCGCCCTGCGCTCGAACAACGATTGACAGTGCGCAGGCAGACTTATATGACAGCGCTGTCAGGAACGTTGCGCGAATGTCCGCGCTGTCGTGCTGCTGCAGGCCCGCACGCCAGGAACATCATCCACGGAGGTAGAGCCCAGTGAATCGCCCCACCCAGACCCTTCTTGCCAGTTGTCTGCTGGCTGCCCTTGCCGTCCCCGCCGGTGCCGCACCGGCCAGTGGCGAACACCTGCAGGACTGGCCGCGCGTGCACAGCGCGATCGCCACCGACGCGGACATCGAACGCCGCGTGCAGACCATCCTTGCGCAGATGACGCTGGCGCAGAAGATCGGGCAGATGACCCAGGCCGAGATCAAGACGATCACGCCGGAACAGGTACGCCAGTACTACATCGGCTCGGTGCTCAACGGCGGCGGTTCCTGGCCGGGCATGGACAAGCACGCCGGCGTGCAGGCCTGGCTGACGCTGGCCGATGCCTACCACGCTGCGTCGCTGGCCACCGACGCAAAGACGCCGGTGCCGGTGATCTGGGGTACCGATGCGGTGCACGGCCACAACAACGTCCTTGGCGCCACTCTGTTCCCGCACAACATCGGCCTGGGCGCGGCCGGCGATGCCGAACTGATCGAGCGCATCGGCGAGGCGACTGCGCGCTCGGTGCGCGCCACCGGTATCGGCTGGGTGTTCGCGCCGACCCTGGCAGTCGCCCACGATCCGCGTTGGGGCCGCACCTATGAAAGCTATTCGTCCGACCCCAGCGTGATCCGTCGCTTCGCCCACGCCTACGTCAAGGGCGCGCAGGGTACGTTCAAGGATGACGGCAACGTGATCACCACGGCCAAGCACTATCTGGGAGATGGCGCCACCGACAATGGCCGCGACCAGGGCGAGGCGCTGGTCGACAAGGCCACCATGATCAATGTTCACGCGCAGGGCTACTACGGCGCACTGGGCGAAGGCGCACAGACGGTGATGGCCTCGTTCAACAGCTGGAACGACCGCGCGGCGGGGATCGACTACGGAAAAATGCATGGCAGCAAGGCGCTGCTGACCGATGCGCTGAAGGACAAGATGGGCTTCGACGGCTT
Proteins encoded in this region:
- a CDS encoding LacI family DNA-binding transcriptional regulator; amino-acid sequence: MRSRIEDVAAVAGVSIKTVSRVLNHEPNVREQTRERVLAAVARLGYKPNPSARSLAGQRSYALALVYNNPSRNYLMEIQSGMLEACHAQHYNLILGPVGTGRRTQPDLAALFENSRPDGVVLIPPLTDDEVVLSYLEEHGIPFACIAPRHPEGRIGVRMDETTAVVELIGHLVAQGHRRIGHIKGPRAHGACQWRHAGYRQALRDAGIAYDPQLVVNGQFSFESGVDAANALLDLDPPPTAIFAANDDMAAAVYRVAGERGLRVPRDLSVCGFDDTPIAGHIYPALTTVRQPTSHMGRLATEQLIEHIRVDLAGRMITVEHTVLERESTAPPRRR
- a CDS encoding sugar MFS transporter, yielding MWGFLTCLNDILIPHLKAAFALTWVQAMLVQFTFFGAYFLMSLPAGRLVAAVGYKRGIVAGLAIAGIGALLFWPAAAAHVYGLFLTALFVLATGITVLQVAANPYVALLGDERTSSSRLTLAQSMNSLGTTLAPLFGGLLILSAQPRSEQQLALLPTADALAYRAAEAQSVQLPYFGLAVVLFLLAAAIWMFRLPTIAGVEDSRGTQGRVWDALHHRHLRLGVLAIFFYVGAEVSIGSVLVNFLSSPGIGQGMSEQEATGYVSLYWGGALVGRLLGAALLARLDARHLLGGFALVVVLLLGITATTGGGLATWAVVSIGLFNSIMFPTLFALAIARLGALTGQASSLLVMAIVGGAVIPLAMGWLADHHGLQLSFLLPALCYLYIAFYAWNGSRLRAP